One segment of Onychomys torridus chromosome 3, mOncTor1.1, whole genome shotgun sequence DNA contains the following:
- the Tfpi2 gene encoding tissue factor pathway inhibitor 2, which yields MDPATPLRLCLLLLLLVGSARGLASASAQGNNLEICLLPLDQGPCRAIIYRFYYDRNQQTCRDFKYGGCLGNANNFHSQELCEYTCGNIQKVPTVCRLELKTYPCDKPNVQYFFNLNTMTCETLKPGLCSTTMNVFPDEDTCKDFCEPRKLPSFCSSPKDEGLCSANVTRYYFNSRSKACETFTYTGCGGNENNFYYLDDCDRACIKEPKKSKKRKTGSGFRIRRKPRRWKPHF from the exons ATGGACCCCGCTACGCCCCTGAGGTTGTGtcttctgctgctgctcctgGTAGGCTCTGCTCGCGGTCTGGCTTCAGCATCCGCCCAAG GGAataacttagagatctgcctcttGCCTTTGGACCAGGGACCTTGTCGGGCCATCATCTACAGGTTCTACTATGATAGGAACCAACAGACTTGCCGCGATTTCAAGTATGGAGGCTGCCTGGGCAACGCCAACAATTTCCACAGTCAGGAACTCTGTGAATACACCTGCGGAAATATCCAGA aaGTTCCTACAGTTTGCCGGTTAGAACTCAAAACCTACCCATGTGATAAGCCCAATGTGCAGTACTTCTTCAATCTGAATACCATGACATGTGAAACCCTTAAGCCTGGTCTGTGTAGCACGACTATGAATGTATTCCCTGATGAAGATACTTGTAAAGACTTCTGTGAACCAAGGAAAC TTCCATCATTTTGCTCCAGTCCAAAAGATGAAGGCCTGTGTTCTGCCAACGTGACACGCTATTATTTTAATTCAAGAAGCAAAGCCTGTGAGACCTTTACCTACACTGGCTGCGGTGGgaatgaaaataacttttattacCTGGATGATTGTGACCGTGCTTGCATTAAAG AGCCAAAGAagtcaaagaaaaggaagacaggaagtggtTTCAGAATCAGAAGAAAGCCCAGACGTTGGAAGCCACATTTTTAA